A window of the Oncorhynchus keta strain PuntledgeMale-10-30-2019 chromosome 21, Oket_V2, whole genome shotgun sequence genome harbors these coding sequences:
- the LOC118400407 gene encoding lysine-specific demethylase 5B-like: MTQSRPNEFIAPPECPVFEPTWEEFADPFAYINKIRPIAEKTGICKVRPPKEWQPPFACDVDRLHFTPRIQRLNELEAQTRVKLNFLDQIAKFWELQGCTLKIPHVERKNLDLYQLNKLVNDDGGFDAVCRERRWSKIALKMGFAPGKAIGSHLRSHYERILYPYNLFQTGANLLKPTLTNDTKDTDYIPHDLPQRQSVQPLETCSIARRAKRMRAEGGCMKTETAEDCENRPNLRRRMGSYVAKPEPQLVLVKPVEVKLELTEHEDPITSDKESVFSKKNDPAVDQYMCLVCGSGSEEDRLLLCDGCDDSYHTFCLIPPLHDVPKGDWRCPKCLAQECGKPQVAFGFEQAGRDYSLRTFGDMADSFKSDYFNMPVHMVPTELVEKEFWRLVSTIEEDVTVEYGADIASKEFGSGFPIRGGRFHVSPEDEDYLSSGWNLNNMPVIDSSVLTHVTADICGMKLPWLYVGMCFSSFCWHIEDHWSYSINYLHWGEPKTWYGAPGYAAEKLEGVMKKLAPELFESQPDLLHQLVTIMNPNTLMNHGVPIYRTNQCAGEFVITFPRAYHSGFNQGFNFAEAVNFCTMDWMPMGRMCVDHYRQLDRYCVFSHDEMVCKMASKADTMDVALASAVQRDMAVMLHEEDKLRDKVSKMGVQQSQQVEYDLLPDEERQCSRCRTTCYLSALTCPCNPGQLVCLHHAQNLCSCSPNNLTLNFRFTMAELYPMMEAVTLRAESYTGWVSHVTNILEAKQDKKSSLEVLRSLVEDAEVKQFPQSDLLRQLCTVTLDAEKCAVVAQQLLNGKRQTRYRSGGGKSQSQNLLTVEELRAFVRQLHKLPCSIRQAPLLKDLLTRVDDFQQCSERLLCDEAPSPAELQSLLDVSLSLDVELPQLSLLRERLEQARWLEVVQGASSQPHSLCLDTMRRLIDQGVGLASHASVERAMARLQELLTMSEHWEERALSLMETRPCHCVETLEAALQEVASIPAYLPNCLLLKDTVDQAKDWLQETDTLQLGGRIPVLDTLTDLVSRAKTIPVWLDPLARLEALVSDVQAWKESAAKTFLMKNSPYSLLEVLCPRCEAGTGSQKSKSKRAKDVAQCNKRNGTWLDCLSDVEKALSESKDSASAMATLAEVRQKEMENLLALRASNESKLLQAGDCGALRVCVCHNAPLGAMLQCELCSDTFHRSCVSGTNQDPRPNQAWLCPHCRRSEKPPLDRVLPLLASLQRIRVRLPEGDALRFLIERTVRWQHRMQQASAEGVLGVALMTSHQRWGSSSPTSAPSQEPYSASFYMDHQCIPLQGLSPELEELMVEGFLLQVTLPETQQLYMSLTRLDSHNLTDSPSPKHSTEQDQHQHNPQGGSPPHNQNGVACLKKEAVNGKRTKRCMEKEGSEPKDKAKKPRKKKPKMNKERSQEAKGTCSPTATNPDLSLSDSDEDFTLCAAPWCREPEGKQVNWVQCDGSCQQWFHQICVGVSAEQAEKEDYICISCTQPDHTRE; this comes from the exons GCTCAAACCAGAGTCAAGCTCAACTTCCTGGATCAAATCGCAAAGTTCTGGGAGCTACAAGGGTGCACCCTGAAAATCCCTCATGTGGAAAGAAAGAATCTGGACCTGTACCAACTCAACAAG TTGGTGAACGATGATGGGGGATTTGACGCGGTTTGCAGAGAGAGACGCTGGTCTAAGATAGCCCTAAAGATGGGCTTTGCTCCAGGCAAGGCCATAGGCTCTCATCTGCGCTCTCACTATGAGAGGATCCTCTACCCCTACAACCTGTTCCAGACTGGAGCCAACCTTCTG AAGCCTACCCTGACCAATGACACCAAGGATACAGACTACATCCCCCATGACCTGCCCCAGCGCCAGTCTGTCCAGCCCCTGGAGACTTGCAGCATCGCTCGCAGAGCCAAGCGCATGAGAGCTGAG gGAGGCTGTATGAAGACTGAGACAGCGGAGGACTGTGAGAACCGGCCCAACCTGAGGAGGAGGATGGGTTCCTatgtggccaagccagagccacAGCTTG TGCTAGTGAAACCTGTTGAGGTGAAACTGGAACTCACTGAGCACGAGGATCCAATAACAAGTGACAAAGAAAGCGTGTTTAGTAAAAAAAACGACCCTGCG gtggATCAGTACATGTGTCTGGTGTGTGGTAGCGGGAGCGAAGAGGACCGCCTGCTGCTGTGTGATGGCTGTGATGACAGCTACCACACCTTCTGTCTGATCCCGCCCCTGCATGATGTCCCCAAAGGAGACTGGAGATGCCCCAAGTGCCTGGCTCAG GAGTGTGGCAAACCCCAGGTAGCCTTTGGCTTTGAGCAGGCTGGCAGGGACTACTCTCTACGCACTTTTGGGGACATGGCTGACTCCTTCAAGTCAGACTATTTCAACATGCCAGTTCAT aTGGTTCCCACAGAGCTGGTGGAGAAGGAGTTCTGGCGACTGGTCAGCACCATTGAGGAGGACGTCACTGTGGAGTATGGAGCAGACATTGCCTCCAAGGAGTTTGGGAGCGGCTTCCCCATCAGGGGTGGACGATTCCATGTCTCCCCTGAGGATGAG GATTACCTGAGCAGTGGCTGGAACCTGAACAACATGCCCGTGATAGACTCCTCGGTGCTGACTCATGTTACGGCTGACATCTGTGGGATGAAGTTACCCTGGCTGTATGTGGGCATGTGCTTCTCCTCCTTCTGCTGGCACATTGAGGACCACTGGAGCTACTCCATCAACTACTTGCACTG GGGAGAGCCCAAGACGTGGTACGGCGCTCCGGGGTATGCTGCGGAGAAGCTGGAGGGGGTGATGAAGAAACTGGCCCCCGAGCTGTTCGAATCTCAGCCTGACCTTCTGCACCAGCTGGTCACCATCATGAACCCCAACACACTCATGAACCACGGTGTTCCC ATCTATCGCACCAATCAGTGCGCTGGCGAGTTTGTCATCACTTTCCCTAGAGCCTACCACAGTGGATTTAACCAGGGTTTCAACTTTGCTGAGGCTGTCAACTTCTGCACGATGGACTGG ATGCCCATGGGCCGCATGTGTGTGGACCACTACCGACAGCTGGACAGGTACTGTGTCTTCTCCCACGACGAGATGGTCTGCAAAATGGCATCCAAGGCAGACACCATGGACGTGGCCCTGGCCTCGGCCGTGCAGAGGGATATGGCCGTCATGCTCCATGAGGAGGACAAGCTGAGGGACAAAGTCAGCAAGATG GGCGTGCAGCAGTCCCAGCAGGTGGAGTACGACCTGCTGCCAGACGAGGAGCGCCAGTGTTCCAGGTGCAGGACCACCTGCTACCTGTCTGCCCTCACCTGTCCCTGTAACCCTGGCCAGCTAGTGTGTCTGCACCACGCCCAAAACCTCTGCTCCTGCTCCCCCAACAACCTCACACTCAA CTTCAGGTTTACCATGGCTGAGCTCTACCCCATGATGGAAGCAGTCACACTGCGTGCCGAGTCCTACACAGGCTGGGTCTCGCATGTCACTAACATACTGGAGGCGAAACAAGACAAGAAAAGCA GCTTGGAGGTGCTGAGGTCACTGGTGGAGGATGCGGAGGTGAAGCAGTTCCCTCAGAGTGACCTCTTACGGCAGCTCTGCACTGTTACCCTGGATGCTGAGAAGTGTGCCGTGGTGGCCCAGCAACTGCTCAATGGGAAAAGGCAGACCAG GTATCGTTCAGGTGGAGGGAAGTCCCAGAGCCAGAACCTGTTGACGGTGGAGGAGCTCAGGGCGTTTGTCAGGCAGCTGCACAAGCTGCCCTGCAGCATCCGCCAGGCCCCCTTACTCAAG GACCTGCTTACCCGCGTGGATGACTTCCAGCAGTGCAGCGAGCGGCTCCTCTGTGACGAGGCCCCCAGCCCAGCGGAGCTGCAGAGCCTGCTGGACGTGAGCCTGAGCCTGGATGTGGAGCTACCCCAGCTAAGCCTGCTCAGGGAGAGGCTGGAGCAGGCGCGCTGGCTGGAGGTGGTTCAGGgagccagcagccagccccacagcctctgtctggacaccaTGCGGAGGCTGATAGACCAGGGGGTGGGTCTGGCCTCGCATGCCTCGGTGGAGAGGGCCATGGCGCGCCTGCAGGAGCTGCTTACAATGTCTGAGCACTGGGAGGAGCGGGCTCTCAGCCTGATGGAGACTAg GCCCTGTCACTGTGTGGAAACTCTTGAGGCAGCTCTGCAGGAGGTGGCTAGTATCCCTGCTTATCTGCCCAACTGTCTGCTGCTGAAGGACACAGTGGACCAGGCTAAAGACTGGCTTCAGGAAACAGACACCCTGCAG ctgGGAGGCCGTATCCCTGTGCTGGAtaccctgactgacctggtgtccCGGGCCAAGACCATCCCTGTCTGGCTGGACCCTCTGGCTCGACTGGAGGCTCTGGTCTCTGACGTGCAGGCCTGGAAGGAGAGCGCCGCCAAAACCTTTCTAATGAAGAATTCCCCTTACTCCCTGCTGGAG GTGCTGTGCCCCCGGTGTGAGGCTGGGACGGGGTCTCAGAAGTCAAAGTCTAAAAGGGCGAAGGATGTGGCCCAGTGCAACAAGAGAAATGGAACTTGGCTGGACTGCCTGAGTGATGTGGAGAAGGCCCTCTCAGAGAGCAAGGACTCCGCCTCTGCT ATGGCCACTCTAGCCGAGGTACGTCAGAAGGAGATGGAGAATCTGCTGGCTCTCAGGGCCTCAAATGAGTCCAAGCTCCTCCAAGCGGGCGACTGCGGGGCGTTGAGGGTGTGCGTGTGCCACAATGCCCCGTTGGGCGCCATGCTGCAGTGCGAGCTCTGCAGTGACACCTTTCACCGCAGCTGTGTCTCAGGCACCAACCAGGACCCCCGACCCAACCAGGCCTGGCTGTGTCCCCATTGCCGGCGCTCTGAAAAGCCACCTCTGGACCGGGTGCTTCCCCTGCTCGCCTCCCTGCAGCGCATCAGGGTGCGGCTGCCTGAGGGAGATGCCCTACGCTTCCTCATCGAGAGGACAGTCCGCTGGCAGCACCGCATGCAGCAGGCCTCCGCAGAGGGGGTGCTGGGGGTGGCTCTGATGACATCACATCAGCGCTGGGGCTCATCCAGTCCCACCTCGGCTCCATCTCAGGAACCATACAGCGCATCATTTTACATGGATCACCAGTGCATTCCTCTGCAGG GACTGAGCCCTGAGCTGGAGGAGCTGATGGTGGAGGGCTTCCTGCTGCAGGTGACTCTGCCTGAGACCCAGCAGTTGTACATGTCCCTCACCAGACTGGACTCCCACAACCTCACAGACAGCCCCTCTCCCAAGCACAGCACAGAGCAGGACCAACACCAGCACAACCCTCAGGGAGGGAGCCCCCCTcacaaccag AACGGAGTAGCCTGTCTCAAGAAGGAGGCTGTGAACGGCAAGCGGACCAAGCGGTGCATGGAGAAGGAGGGCTCCGAGCCCAAGGACAAAGCCAAGAAGCCCCGCAAGAAGAAGCCCAAgatgaacaaggagaggagtCAGGAGGCCAAGGGGACCTGTTCACCCACCGCCActaaccctgacctctccctTTCAGACTCTGATGAAGACTTCACCCTGTGTGCTGCACCGTGGTGCAGAGAGCCAGAGGGGAAACAG GTGAATTGGGTCCAGTGTGATGGCAGCTGCCAGCAGTGGTTCCACCAGATCTGTGTGGGAGTGTCTGCAGAGCAGGCAGAGAAAGAGGACTACATCTGTATCAGCTGCACACAGCCAGACCACACCAGGGAGTGA